A genome region from Bernardetia sp. includes the following:
- a CDS encoding PKD domain-containing protein, with protein sequence MKSNHFFIMLKGIIFSFLALSIFISCSKKEEDEEKPKEPVASFTFTPVSPKVNEAVTFNNTSTDATTFQWSAAGTSFSSTEKNPTFTFTEEGDFTVTLVATGEGGSNTTTREISIAPADVTAPAPVAAFSFSPTNPQTGQEVTFTNESQNATSYEWSSERAGFSSTEENPTFTFDTDGEFEVKLVAKNADGDSNETTQTITVITAEPTPDPIAAFSFSPSSPTAGEEVTFTNESQNATSYEWSAVGTSFSSTEENPTFTFDADGSFEVKLVAKNADGDSDETTQTVTVSASTPAPVAAFSFTPANPKAGEEVTFINESQNATSFQWSAAGTSFNSTEENPKFTFDTDGVVEVKLVVSNSAGTSETTTSITIEAASTGGNPCNLPECYVERTTSATAGGNVTVTYSYTTVNGKKLPSQISTSTIGGTFVTNIQYDAQGRRIKDESRFGATLSNYVEYEYSNNDRTVRANGYDASGNLTGYSISEYDANNRLTRTDNYDAAGTLTGYTVYSDFLSIEGSFPQLVETFDASGALTQKDVYTYQDCQLIKTVSTDGSGTLLGEVENTIDARGLLRTSKATIYSQAGTIVSNTDYVYDCD encoded by the coding sequence ATGAAATCCAATCATTTTTTTATTATGCTCAAAGGGATTATATTTTCTTTCCTTGCTCTTTCTATTTTTATTAGTTGTTCTAAAAAAGAAGAAGATGAAGAAAAACCAAAAGAGCCAGTAGCTTCTTTTACATTTACGCCTGTAAGTCCCAAAGTCAATGAAGCTGTAACTTTCAATAATACCAGTACAGATGCTACTACTTTTCAGTGGTCAGCAGCAGGAACAAGTTTTAGTTCAACAGAAAAGAATCCTACTTTTACATTTACAGAAGAAGGTGACTTTACGGTAACCTTAGTCGCAACAGGTGAAGGAGGAAGCAATACCACAACAAGAGAAATTAGCATTGCTCCTGCCGATGTTACTGCTCCAGCACCAGTAGCAGCCTTTAGCTTTTCCCCTACTAACCCACAGACTGGGCAGGAAGTAACCTTTACCAATGAAAGCCAAAACGCTACATCTTATGAGTGGTCGTCAGAACGTGCAGGCTTTAGCTCTACGGAAGAAAATCCTACATTTACGTTTGATACAGATGGAGAGTTTGAAGTAAAATTGGTTGCTAAAAATGCAGACGGAGATAGCAATGAGACAACTCAAACGATTACCGTAATCACAGCAGAACCAACTCCAGACCCAATAGCAGCGTTTAGTTTTTCTCCAAGTAGCCCAACAGCAGGAGAGGAAGTAACTTTTACAAACGAGAGTCAAAATGCTACTTCTTACGAGTGGTCAGCAGTAGGAACGAGTTTCAGCTCCACAGAAGAAAACCCTACTTTTACGTTTGATGCAGATGGTAGTTTTGAGGTAAAATTAGTGGCTAAAAATGCAGATGGTGATAGCGATGAGACAACTCAAACAGTAACAGTATCAGCTTCTACACCAGCTCCAGTAGCAGCCTTTAGCTTCACACCAGCAAATCCTAAGGCTGGAGAAGAGGTTACTTTCATCAATGAAAGCCAAAATGCTACTTCGTTTCAATGGTCGGCAGCAGGAACGAGCTTCAACTCCACAGAAGAAAACCCTAAGTTTACTTTTGATACAGACGGAGTAGTAGAAGTAAAATTAGTAGTTTCTAATTCGGCAGGAACAAGCGAAACAACAACTAGCATAACCATAGAAGCTGCTTCTACTGGTGGAAATCCTTGTAACTTGCCAGAGTGTTATGTGGAAAGAACAACTTCTGCAACGGCTGGAGGAAATGTTACGGTTACTTATTCTTATACAACAGTAAATGGTAAAAAACTACCTTCACAAATTTCTACAAGTACTATTGGAGGAACTTTTGTTACCAATATTCAATACGATGCACAAGGACGTAGAATAAAAGATGAAAGCAGGTTTGGAGCAACTTTGAGTAATTATGTTGAATATGAATATAGTAATAATGACAGAACAGTTAGAGCTAATGGCTATGATGCTAGTGGAAACCTAACAGGCTATTCTATTAGCGAATATGATGCAAACAATAGACTTACTCGTACAGATAACTATGATGCAGCAGGAACATTGACAGGTTATACAGTTTATTCAGACTTCTTAAGTATAGAGGGTAGTTTCCCACAGCTGGTAGAAACCTTTGATGCTAGTGGTGCGCTTACACAAAAAGATGTTTATACGTATCAAGACTGTCAGCTTATCAAAACAGTTTCAACAGATGGAAGTGGAACTCTACTAGGAGAAGTAGAAAACACTATCGACGCAAGAGGACTTTTGCGTACGAGTAAAGCTACTATTTATTCACAAGCAGGAACGATTGTAAGTAATACAGATTATGTGTATGACTGTGATTAA
- a CDS encoding TROVE domain-containing protein: MRFNSTTKRTHITTNYEGAKAYSISPALELYSAVVTSSLSNTFYEATDDRISRLRKLIAQNDPLFVAKLAVYAREKMYLRSIPLVLAVELAKVHKGNDLVSRLVSRIVKRADEITELLAYYQAANKRSDVKKLNRLSKQLQKGLAISFNRFDEYQFAKYNRDTEIRLRDALFLVHPKAKDESQQMLFNKIVEDTLQVPYTWEVELSRLGQSEFANEIDKQNALREKWQELIDSGKLGYMALLRNLRNMLQSNVSKEHIKKVAQRLSNQKEVERSKQLPFRFLSAFRELEKQPFVNVQILLSALEEAVKISIRNLKGFDENTSVLIACDVSGSMQFPISPRSSVLGYDIGLVLGMLLQHRSESVISGLFGDTWKVINLPKGNILSNVQNLRKREGEVGYSTNGYLVIKDILKRKQKIDKVMIFTDCQLWNSNYSKESISDYWNQYKKEVAPNAKLYLFDLQGYGKMPLQLKTNDVSLVAGWSDKVFEVMEAIENGQDTLSQIQELEF; this comes from the coding sequence ATGAGATTCAATAGCACAACAAAAAGAACCCACATCACAACCAACTACGAAGGAGCAAAAGCATACAGCATTTCTCCAGCGTTGGAACTATATTCTGCTGTGGTTACTTCTTCACTTAGCAATACATTTTACGAAGCTACAGATGATAGAATAAGCCGTTTGAGAAAACTCATTGCTCAAAACGACCCTCTTTTTGTGGCAAAACTAGCTGTTTATGCTCGTGAGAAAATGTATTTGCGTTCTATCCCTTTGGTTTTGGCAGTAGAACTTGCTAAAGTTCATAAGGGAAATGACTTGGTAAGCCGTTTGGTAAGCCGAATTGTGAAGCGTGCTGATGAGATAACCGAACTCTTGGCATATTACCAAGCTGCAAACAAGAGAAGCGATGTCAAAAAATTAAATCGTCTTTCTAAGCAGTTGCAGAAAGGTTTGGCAATCAGTTTCAATAGGTTTGACGAATACCAATTTGCTAAATACAACAGAGATACAGAAATTAGATTGCGTGATGCACTGTTTTTGGTTCACCCAAAAGCAAAAGACGAAAGTCAGCAAATGCTTTTTAATAAAATTGTAGAAGATACTTTGCAAGTGCCTTATACATGGGAAGTAGAACTCTCAAGATTAGGGCAATCTGAATTCGCCAATGAAATAGACAAGCAAAATGCTCTCAGAGAGAAGTGGCAAGAACTTATCGATAGTGGTAAACTAGGCTACATGGCTCTTTTGAGAAACCTTAGAAATATGCTTCAATCAAATGTGAGTAAAGAACATATCAAAAAAGTAGCTCAAAGGCTTTCTAACCAAAAAGAAGTAGAAAGGTCGAAACAACTTCCTTTCCGTTTCTTGTCAGCATTTAGAGAGTTAGAAAAACAACCTTTTGTGAACGTTCAAATTCTACTTTCTGCACTAGAAGAAGCTGTAAAAATTTCTATTAGAAACTTGAAAGGTTTTGATGAGAACACTTCTGTCTTGATAGCTTGTGACGTTTCAGGTTCTATGCAATTTCCAATCTCGCCAAGAAGCTCTGTTTTGGGCTACGACATTGGGCTTGTTTTGGGAATGCTTTTGCAACACCGTTCAGAGTCTGTAATTAGTGGTCTTTTTGGAGATACTTGGAAAGTTATTAATCTACCAAAAGGAAATATTCTTTCTAATGTGCAAAATTTGCGTAAGCGTGAAGGAGAAGTGGGTTACTCTACAAATGGTTACTTAGTCATCAAAGATATTTTGAAGCGTAAGCAAAAAATAGACAAAGTAATGATTTTTACAGACTGCCAACTTTGGAATAGCAATTACAGTAAAGAAAGCATTTCAGACTACTGGAATCAGTACAAGAAAGAAGTCGCACCAAATGCTAAACTCTACTTGTTTGATTTGCAAGGATACGGCAAAATGCCACTTCAACTTAAAACAAACGATGTTAGCTTAGTGGCTGGTTGGTCGGATAAGGTTTTTGAAGTAATGGAAGCCATCGAAAATGGTCAAGATACTTTGAGCCAAATCCAAGAACTAGAATTTTAG
- a CDS encoding RNA ligase family protein, with the protein MKNLEASSFSSYEKIPTSLKKLGLNQYQYTELDKIEWIVTEKIHGANFSFIYQDGRLHYGKRKEYLDWKDDFFGFQLVVNKLESQIISFFEELMQTIEAEKYIIYGELFGGEYPHSEVEKVESLQAIQTGIYYSPTIEFCAFDIAFETENIKTYLDYDKAIRLFETHKLLYAKNLFIGKLNEALEFDIRINSTIPIQLNLPNFKNNLIEGIVIKPLQELDTEIFPNRPILKIKNPEFEENKAFHEAQKWSFVPNISSNTEELQFLVEELRNYITQNRLQSAISKIGKLDFDNSERIEEIREEFVKDILIDFDQDNDTILVELSSHQKQWIEERITADCQKFMSKK; encoded by the coding sequence ATGAAAAATTTAGAAGCATCATCGTTTTCTAGCTATGAAAAAATACCTACCAGTTTGAAAAAACTAGGTCTGAATCAGTATCAATACACAGAATTAGATAAAATAGAGTGGATAGTAACAGAAAAAATACACGGTGCAAATTTTTCTTTTATCTATCAAGATGGAAGGCTTCATTATGGCAAGCGAAAGGAATATTTAGATTGGAAAGACGACTTTTTTGGCTTTCAACTGGTTGTAAACAAACTAGAAAGTCAAATTATTAGCTTTTTTGAAGAGTTGATGCAAACGATAGAAGCTGAAAAATATATTATCTACGGAGAGCTTTTTGGTGGAGAATATCCACATTCTGAAGTAGAGAAAGTAGAAAGTCTGCAAGCTATCCAAACAGGAATTTATTATAGCCCAACGATTGAATTTTGTGCCTTCGATATTGCCTTTGAAACTGAAAACATCAAAACCTATTTGGATTATGACAAAGCAATACGACTATTTGAAACACACAAACTACTATATGCTAAAAATCTTTTTATTGGAAAGCTGAATGAAGCTTTAGAGTTTGATATTCGTATTAATTCTACTATTCCAATACAATTAAATTTGCCAAATTTTAAAAATAATTTGATAGAAGGCATCGTAATTAAGCCGCTCCAAGAATTAGATACAGAAATATTTCCTAATCGCCCTATCTTGAAAATCAAAAATCCAGAATTTGAAGAAAACAAGGCATTTCATGAAGCGCAAAAATGGTCGTTTGTTCCAAATATTTCCTCCAATACAGAAGAATTACAGTTTTTGGTAGAAGAATTAAGAAACTACATTACTCAAAACAGGCTACAAAGTGCCATTTCAAAGATTGGAAAACTAGATTTTGATAATTCAGAGCGAATAGAGGAAATCAGAGAAGAATTTGTCAAGGATATTCTGATAGATTTTGATCAAGACAATGATACGATTTTGGTAGAACTATCATCTCATCAAAAGCAATGGATTGAAGAAAGAATCACAGCAGATTGTCAGAAATTTATGTCTAAAAAATAA
- the guaB gene encoding IMP dehydrogenase, which produces MEALTYDDVLLVPAYSETLPRNTQTKTRLTKKITLNVPIVSAAMDTVSEAEMAIAIAQEGGMAFIHKNMSITKQAEQVRKVKRSESGMIIDPVTVLPSQTLADANRLMKEFKIGGIPVVDENTKLVGILTNRDLRFQKDLSLPVSDIMTSENLITAKEGVDLEQAEDILDENKIEKLLIVDDNYKLVGLITYKDILKNSDRPNACKDELGRLRVGAAVGVTGDTLERVAALVKSGVDAITIDTAHGHSKGVIEMLKKVKTAYPNLQVIVGNVATGAGAKALADAGADAVKVGVGPGSICTTRIIAGVGMPQLSAVFEAAQAVKGTGVPIIADGGVRFSGDVVKAIAAGASSIMIGSLLAGTDEAPGEMIIYEGRKFKYYRGMGSIEAMEDGSKDRYFQDTEDDIKKLVPEGITGRVAYKGKAAEVIYQLVGGLKAGMGYCGAASIEDLQKAQFVKITNAGMRESHPHDVMITREAPNYSRN; this is translated from the coding sequence ATGGAAGCTCTTACTTATGACGATGTATTGCTTGTTCCAGCTTACTCTGAAACGCTACCAAGAAATACACAAACTAAAACTCGGCTTACAAAAAAAATAACACTCAATGTTCCTATTGTCTCTGCTGCTATGGATACAGTGAGTGAGGCTGAAATGGCGATTGCGATTGCACAAGAAGGTGGAATGGCTTTCATCCATAAAAATATGAGTATTACCAAACAAGCCGAGCAAGTAAGAAAAGTAAAACGTTCGGAAAGTGGAATGATTATAGACCCAGTAACTGTTCTGCCTAGTCAAACCCTTGCTGATGCAAATAGATTGATGAAAGAGTTCAAGATTGGTGGTATTCCAGTAGTTGATGAAAATACAAAACTTGTCGGAATTCTTACCAACAGAGATTTGCGTTTTCAAAAAGACTTATCTCTTCCTGTTTCAGATATAATGACTTCTGAAAATCTCATTACAGCAAAAGAAGGAGTAGATTTAGAACAAGCAGAAGATATTTTAGATGAAAACAAAATTGAAAAGCTACTTATCGTAGATGATAATTACAAGCTCGTTGGACTCATCACTTATAAAGACATTTTAAAAAATAGCGACAGACCCAATGCTTGTAAAGACGAATTAGGACGTTTGCGTGTAGGTGCTGCCGTAGGAGTTACAGGCGATACACTAGAAAGAGTAGCTGCTCTTGTAAAGTCTGGCGTAGATGCTATCACGATTGATACAGCACACGGACACTCAAAAGGTGTTATCGAAATGCTCAAAAAAGTAAAAACAGCATATCCAAATCTACAAGTGATTGTGGGAAATGTAGCCACAGGAGCAGGAGCTAAGGCACTAGCCGATGCAGGAGCTGATGCAGTAAAAGTAGGTGTAGGACCGGGTAGTATCTGTACCACACGTATTATTGCAGGGGTAGGAATGCCACAACTTTCTGCTGTTTTTGAAGCGGCACAAGCAGTGAAAGGAACAGGAGTTCCAATTATTGCAGATGGTGGTGTTCGTTTTTCAGGAGATGTAGTAAAAGCTATTGCAGCAGGAGCATCTAGCATTATGATAGGTTCGCTTTTGGCAGGAACAGACGAAGCCCCTGGGGAAATGATAATTTATGAAGGTAGGAAATTCAAATATTATCGTGGAATGGGTTCTATTGAAGCAATGGAAGATGGCTCAAAAGACCGTTATTTTCAAGACACAGAAGACGATATTAAGAAACTCGTTCCAGAAGGAATTACAGGTAGAGTTGCTTACAAAGGAAAGGCTGCTGAAGTAATTTATCAACTCGTTGGAGGGCTTAAAGCTGGAATGGGCTATTGTGGTGCAGCTTCTATTGAAGACTTACAGAAAGCACAATTTGTCAAGATTACCAATGCTGGAATGAGAGAAAGTCATCCACACGACGTAATGATAACTCGTGAAGCTCCAAATTATAGTAGAAATTAA
- a CDS encoding GAF domain-containing protein has product MKNFRITIWQRIFGGFSALLLLFIVGAVMLIVQLNQNVAQIEEYTEVVQPSVENLKELRSLANSSMRLITSYVYFQNESQNDAAKNSLRKLQSKTYPAVKDKLISLSEGWQNDDETAFEILNNTFIAMDSMHSIEQRIVSSLNNKTAVEKNLLVQETRFQMQMQTLNGIFEQIKIDLEALIESKKVAGQQTQDMLNDSSVTLRNRTIFISIIAIILGFTLAFLLAQKIISRIKVVKENIKKLSEGILPRFEKYKDEEQLKRVDEIGEMEIALQTLIVGLKDTSEFAKEIGQGKYQSKFIPLSEQDILGNSLLKMRNNLRETEASAKERRWKNEGTMLVSDILRNSNRTFEEITDELITTLVKYLEANQGGFFLKELNGKHEYLKLMAYYAWDKKRFLEGTIQLGEGLTGQAWQEGQTMHLTDVPKEYVAVTSGLGKANPRSVLIVPMLLNKQVYGMIEIASFKKFEPYQIEFLETIGETVAATLSILQSNITGQRLLEESEQMTQQLRAQEEEMRQNMEELQATQEEMGRVQKELQYRNELIESSFYLLELDYKKNITSINDSAIDVLGYSKSTLLERSAFGIFAQEGELQQGFNTMAQGTIWKAETTMLNREGDEIWVQAIGVAIFNNAGTIERYVLVLADISQLKHNEAKIKEQTTKIEESRNAEKKRSEYALKAQKNMLQKLLNKHNAEKEALQKRIEELENAKN; this is encoded by the coding sequence ATGAAGAATTTTCGTATTACTATTTGGCAACGCATCTTTGGAGGGTTTTCAGCTCTTCTCCTGCTTTTCATTGTGGGGGCAGTTATGCTTATTGTTCAACTTAACCAAAATGTTGCTCAAATAGAAGAATATACAGAAGTGGTTCAGCCTTCTGTAGAAAACTTAAAGGAACTTCGTAGTCTTGCCAATAGCTCTATGCGTCTTATTACGAGTTATGTCTATTTTCAGAATGAAAGCCAAAACGATGCTGCCAAAAATTCTTTGCGAAAGCTACAAAGCAAGACCTATCCAGCCGTAAAGGATAAACTCATCTCTCTTTCAGAAGGATGGCAAAATGACGACGAAACAGCTTTTGAAATATTGAACAATACTTTTATTGCTATGGACAGTATGCATAGCATTGAGCAGCGTATTGTTTCTTCATTAAATAATAAAACAGCCGTAGAAAAAAATCTTTTAGTGCAAGAGACGAGGTTTCAAATGCAGATGCAAACCCTAAATGGTATTTTTGAGCAGATAAAGATAGATTTGGAGGCATTAATAGAAAGTAAAAAAGTAGCAGGTCAGCAAACCCAAGACATGCTCAATGACTCTTCGGTTACACTGCGAAATCGAACTATTTTTATAAGTATAATTGCCATTATTTTAGGTTTTACTCTTGCCTTTTTGTTAGCTCAAAAGATTATTTCAAGGATAAAAGTAGTGAAGGAAAACATCAAGAAATTGAGTGAAGGTATTCTGCCACGTTTTGAAAAATACAAAGATGAAGAGCAGCTAAAACGAGTAGATGAAATTGGAGAAATGGAAATTGCACTTCAAACACTTATTGTTGGGCTAAAAGATACTTCTGAGTTTGCAAAAGAAATAGGACAAGGAAAGTATCAATCTAAATTTATACCTCTTTCAGAGCAAGATATTTTAGGTAACTCACTTCTCAAAATGCGTAACAACCTAAGGGAAACCGAAGCGAGTGCAAAAGAAAGACGATGGAAAAACGAAGGAACAATGCTTGTTTCTGATATTCTTCGAAATAGCAATCGAACTTTTGAAGAAATCACAGACGAACTTATTACTACGTTAGTAAAATATTTAGAAGCTAATCAAGGAGGGTTTTTCTTGAAAGAACTAAATGGAAAGCACGAGTATTTGAAACTAATGGCATATTATGCGTGGGATAAAAAACGTTTTTTGGAAGGAACAATTCAACTAGGCGAAGGGCTTACAGGGCAAGCGTGGCAAGAAGGACAGACAATGCATCTGACCGATGTCCCAAAAGAATATGTAGCCGTTACTTCTGGACTAGGCAAGGCGAATCCACGTTCTGTTTTGATTGTACCGATGTTACTCAATAAGCAAGTATATGGAATGATAGAAATTGCCTCCTTTAAAAAATTTGAACCGTATCAGATTGAGTTTTTAGAAACTATTGGCGAAACTGTTGCTGCAACGCTTTCTATCTTGCAAAGCAATATTACAGGGCAGCGTTTGTTAGAAGAATCTGAACAAATGACCCAACAACTCCGAGCGCAAGAAGAAGAAATGCGTCAAAATATGGAAGAGTTGCAAGCCACACAAGAAGAGATGGGAAGGGTACAGAAAGAATTGCAGTATAGAAACGAGCTTATCGAATCTAGTTTTTATTTATTAGAATTAGACTATAAAAAGAATATTACAAGTATCAACGATTCTGCTATTGATGTATTGGGCTATTCGAAATCTACACTCCTAGAACGTTCTGCTTTTGGAATATTTGCCCAAGAAGGCGAACTCCAACAAGGTTTCAATACGATGGCACAAGGAACAATTTGGAAAGCAGAGACTACGATGCTCAACCGTGAGGGAGATGAAATCTGGGTACAAGCAATAGGAGTTGCTATTTTCAATAATGCTGGTACGATTGAACGTTATGTTCTTGTATTGGCAGATATTTCTCAGCTCAAACACAATGAAGCCAAAATCAAGGAACAGACTACCAAAATAGAAGAAAGCCGAAATGCAGAAAAAAAGCGTTCCGAATATGCTCTAAAAGCACAAAAAAATATGCTTCAAAAATTGCTTAATAAACACAATGCAGAAAAAGAAGCTCTACAAAAGCGTATCGAAGAGTTGGAAAATGCTAAAAATTAA
- a CDS encoding cell division protein FtsX — translation MQLPSINRPFSKKRIGSYPYIGVLINITLALFITGILGLILIYTYQFSVRTKENVEVEVYLRRDVNENQRLSIQKKLTELEFVLKDKEGKPRIRFMSSKEATDMMRQEAGVEFEEFLVGENRLPDAYYINVEESYYQKDKMALLKAQIESIEGVYEVDFKDKYIEEITKNLQMVSYIFFAFALVFFIAAVILIDSGVRLALFSQRFLIRSMQLVGAAPFFIKKPFLRRALFHGIIGSICAYILVLILAKGFALWIPELNAFDYMGSIIGLGITLLVLGISINTVSAYIAVSKYLRMRLDDLY, via the coding sequence TTGCAACTCCCTTCCATCAATCGCCCTTTTTCTAAGAAACGCATAGGCAGTTATCCCTATATAGGAGTGCTGATAAATATTACCTTAGCACTTTTTATTACTGGAATCTTGGGCTTGATTCTGATTTATACCTATCAGTTTTCGGTCAGAACAAAAGAAAATGTAGAAGTAGAGGTCTATTTGCGTAGAGATGTCAATGAAAATCAGCGTTTGAGCATTCAAAAGAAACTCACTGAACTGGAATTTGTCTTGAAAGATAAGGAGGGCAAGCCTCGTATTCGTTTTATGTCTAGCAAAGAAGCTACCGATATGATGCGACAGGAGGCAGGCGTAGAGTTTGAAGAGTTTTTAGTGGGAGAAAATCGTTTGCCAGATGCGTATTACATCAATGTAGAGGAATCATATTACCAAAAAGATAAAATGGCTCTTCTGAAGGCTCAAATTGAAAGTATTGAAGGAGTGTACGAAGTAGATTTCAAAGACAAATACATTGAAGAAATTACAAAAAATCTACAAATGGTTAGTTATATCTTTTTTGCCTTTGCATTAGTTTTTTTTATTGCTGCCGTAATCTTAATTGATAGTGGCGTTCGTTTGGCTCTTTTCTCACAACGTTTTCTCATTCGCAGTATGCAACTGGTTGGGGCTGCTCCATTCTTTATAAAAAAACCCTTTCTTCGTCGTGCTTTATTCCATGGTATAATTGGAAGTATCTGTGCCTATATTTTGGTGCTGATTCTAGCAAAAGGCTTTGCACTTTGGATTCCTGAGCTTAACGCCTTCGATTATATGGGTTCTATAATTGGTCTTGGTATTACACTTCTAGTTTTAGGAATAAGCATAAATACAGTAAGTGCTTATATTGCTGTAAGTAAATACCTTCGTATGCGATTAGATGACTTATATTAA
- a CDS encoding alanine dehydrogenase has translation MSQDDAIKKLIQQYEYYQPQEMLAKVRERNQQLTIGIPKENNKDEFRVAVRPEAVRLLVANGHQVVIETGAGERCKYTDHEYSDAGAQIKYSAEEVFQSEIVLKVAPPTLKELEKMQSKKTLISTLHLANVTPEYLHAINRKKITAVAYEMIQNREGGLPVVRSMSEIAGSTVMLIAAEYLSSANEGQGIILGGITGVAPTNVVVLGSGTVGEYAARTALGLGASVKVFDSSVPMLRRIKYNLLQPHLFTSIFDLGTLKTALEEADVVIGAIRPENGRTPSVVTEEMVSRMKPNSIIIDVSIDYGGCIETSETTSHHKPIYRKYDVIHYCVPNIPSRVARTAANALSNIFAPLLLRAGELGSIEEMIYADMGFAKGVYSYQGGLTNQHLSKKFNMRYKDISLIAAAKKGL, from the coding sequence ATGAGCCAAGATGATGCAATAAAAAAATTAATACAACAGTACGAATATTATCAGCCCCAAGAAATGCTCGCTAAAGTACGTGAGCGCAACCAACAACTCACTATCGGTATTCCAAAAGAAAATAATAAAGATGAGTTTAGGGTAGCTGTTCGTCCAGAAGCTGTTCGGCTATTAGTTGCTAACGGACATCAAGTAGTTATAGAAACGGGTGCAGGCGAAAGGTGTAAATATACCGACCACGAGTATAGTGATGCAGGTGCACAGATAAAGTATTCGGCAGAAGAAGTTTTTCAATCAGAAATTGTCTTGAAAGTTGCTCCTCCCACACTCAAAGAATTGGAGAAAATGCAGAGCAAGAAAACGCTTATCTCTACACTTCATTTAGCCAACGTAACTCCTGAATATCTTCACGCCATCAATCGTAAAAAAATTACGGCAGTTGCTTATGAAATGATTCAAAATAGAGAAGGAGGTTTGCCTGTCGTTCGCTCAATGAGTGAAATTGCAGGTAGTACGGTTATGCTGATTGCAGCAGAGTATTTGAGCAGTGCTAACGAAGGACAAGGAATTATTTTGGGAGGAATTACAGGCGTTGCACCAACAAATGTTGTCGTTTTGGGTTCGGGAACAGTTGGAGAATATGCTGCACGAACAGCTTTAGGCTTAGGAGCAAGCGTAAAAGTATTTGATAGCAGTGTGCCAATGCTTCGTAGAATTAAATATAATCTACTTCAACCCCACCTTTTCACTTCTATTTTTGATTTGGGAACACTCAAAACAGCCTTAGAAGAAGCTGACGTAGTGATAGGAGCAATTCGTCCAGAAAACGGTCGTACGCCTTCTGTCGTTACAGAAGAAATGGTATCACGTATGAAGCCTAACTCTATCATTATTGATGTCAGTATTGATTATGGAGGTTGTATAGAAACATCTGAAACCACTTCACACCATAAACCTATTTATAGAAAGTATGATGTTATTCATTACTGCGTTCCGAATATTCCATCTCGTGTGGCAAGAACAGCAGCTAATGCACTAAGTAATATTTTTGCTCCATTGCTTTTACGTGCTGGCGAACTGGGAAGTATTGAAGAAATGATTTATGCTGATATGGGTTTTGCAAAGGGCGTTTATAGTTATCAAGGAGGCTTGACGAATCAACATCTTAGTAAAAAATTCAATATGCGTTATAAAGATATTAGTCTGATTGCAGCAGCAAAGAAAGGACTTTAA
- the tsaE gene encoding tRNA (adenosine(37)-N6)-threonylcarbamoyltransferase complex ATPase subunit type 1 TsaE produces the protein MTIPFSNPIQFECPSLDELPMVAKKVIAVANTLNRRIWILEGDLGAGKTTFTKAVCKELGVETTVSSPTFALINEYEGKYDNQEEKLIYHCDFYRIDNPSEVLELGLDEYFEKVENHGNYCFIEWASKIEPFLPEEYLQIDIEINPTTHSRTLTLSSL, from the coding sequence ATGACTATTCCTTTTTCTAACCCAATACAATTTGAATGTCCTTCACTTGACGAACTGCCAATGGTTGCAAAAAAAGTTATTGCGGTGGCAAATACCCTCAATAGACGTATTTGGATTTTGGAAGGCGATTTGGGAGCAGGAAAGACTACTTTTACCAAAGCTGTTTGTAAGGAACTAGGAGTAGAAACAACTGTCAGCAGTCCGACATTTGCCCTCATCAATGAATATGAAGGCAAGTATGACAATCAAGAAGAAAAACTAATTTATCATTGCGATTTTTATAGAATAGATAACCCTTCCGAAGTTTTGGAGTTAGGATTAGATGAATATTTTGAAAAAGTAGAAAATCATGGAAATTATTGTTTTATAGAGTGGGCTTCCAAAATAGAGCCTTTTCTACCAGAGGAATATTTACAAATCGATATAGAAATCAACCCAACTACCCATTCACGTACTTTAACCTTGAGTAGCTTATGA